From the Odocoileus virginianus isolate 20LAN1187 ecotype Illinois unplaced genomic scaffold, Ovbor_1.2 Unplaced_Contig_20, whole genome shotgun sequence genome, the window TACATGTGAAGGCATTTGGAATGAAAAGACTGAGTAGTATGTGGAAGGCACTAAATACTTATTTAATGAATAAGTAATTGAGATATCAATGGCAAGGGGTCAGAATGAAGAAAATAGTGGATACCAAAACATATTCAATGAGGGTTTCAGGAGAGGGTTACTGACAGTAAATATTGTGATAGTGGTTGAGGAAGGTTTAAATAAAAGATGAGGGTAGCAGCATGGATGTTACATGGTGTTCCTTGTGGTATTCAGTTGAAACCACACAATTCACTGACACACTCAAATTTCCATAATCTCTAATCTTTGACTCACATCTCTCAGCACTGGTACTTGAATAGTTTGATAATCCCTTGCTTGATTTCCTGGGTTCGTACTCCATAAACAATGGGGTTCAGGGCTGGTGGGATGAGATGGTGCAAGACATTGAGAAGAATGGGTACCTCTGGGGACACTTTTTTCCCTGCCTTATTTGTGAAGATGAAGACTAGCAGCAATGTATAGAAGAAAAGTATAAGAATGAGATGGGAACCACAAGTACTCAAGGCCTTGGTGGTTGCACCTCCTGACTGCAAATGCACAACAGCACTCAAGATGAAACAGTAGGATAGCAAGATAAGGACCAGATCAGAACCCAACAGGCACCAAACACTCACAAATTGGTAGAGCTTATTCAGGTAAATATCTCCACAGGAGAGCTTTGCTACAGAAATGTTGGCACAGATACAGTTTTCCACTACATTGCTGGCACAGTAATTGAGTTTCGCAGCCAGAATTGGTGTAGGCAGAGTGGCCAGCAAATTGCGAAGGATGATGAAGATGGCCGCATTGATGACAAACTGTTCCGTGATTATGGATGAGTAGCGCAGTGGGtggcagatggccacgtagcAGTCATAAGCCATGACCAGAAAGGTGGAGGATTCCATGGGAAGGAATGTATTCATGATGAACATCTGCAGGAAGCAGCCCATAGAGGTGATGGGCTTCATGTCGAACCAGAAGATGAGCAGGACCTGccagaaatattattttcaaaagcgGTGCATTCACTCCCACCCTAGGGTACCTAACCCTTGGATAATCCTTTGATGACTTCAACCACTCATATCCCCAAACCACAATGTCATAATCCTAACGGGGACAGTGTCCTAATTTCAAATATCTTCTATGTGCATCCCAACTTCCAGAGCCCGATTTATACACTTTTAAACTATAGATCACACCCTTTTGcttaaaaacatttgtttctaGTCTGTCTTCTCTTGATCTCTAGAGTTCTTACCCAAACTTCATATGGACACATCAGCTCGTCTAAATGTATCACAAGGACATCAAATCCAATAAGCCCAATACTTATATTTGAACACCCTCCAACTTCACCTTATACATAAGAAACATCTTCCAATTATACCTCCTACCTCAGTATATGACATAAATATACATctagttacatttttaaagtttttttttaatgttgatcagttttaaaaagctttattgaACAATAAatattgttacaatattgcttctgttttatgttttggtttcttggccatgaggcatgtgggatcttagctcccctaacagggatcgaacccacacgaCCAgcactggaagatgaagtcttaagcactggactgtcagggaagttctTTGTTATGTTTTACAAAGAAAAGTCTTGAGCCCTTGAATATAAAGGTGGAGTGATTCAGAGTCAAGGAGAATCTCCTTAGAAGTAAACAGAAAGTCAAAACTTGAAATATCACTGACTCAGACATTGAGAGACAGCTTCtcagtttgaaaaaataatgtgaaacCTTAAAAATCATAGGCACTGAGAATGAGATGAGACATATCTGGAAGCTGTGATGGACCTAGTATGATACTGTTGGCAACTCATTGAAAATTTTACAGGAGTATTTACATCTGCAAAGCAAGGTAGTGTTTAGAGAAAGATGATTGAATACCCAGGAGTAAATCCAGGGAGGGTCTGACCTTAGGGATGACTGTGAGGCAGAGGATGACATCCAACACAGAAAGGATGGCAAGCAGGTAGTACATGGGCTCATGCAGAGATGCCTCCTGCCAGATGGCAAGTAATAACAGAAAGTTGGCCCCAAGAGCCAAAACTAGGAGAGGAGCCAGGACTAGAGACAGCCAGTGCTGGGTATCCTGCATTCCTGGAAAGCAGATCATCAGGAATTCGGTCACCTGGGTCCCTGTGTGGTTGAGAGATAACACCATGGCTGGCAGATAAGCCTGTAACTgactgaaagaaaagagatatGAATTCAGTTTGACTGTTACATTAGTAATCCCCTGACAGATTTATCTGCCTTCATTCTAGGCCATCAAGTTTCTCCACAGTTCTATTGACCCAAAATCTGTCTAAAATTTAAATGGATAAAATCACTCTTTGTCAAACCATTTTCCTTAGCATTCGTAACTTTATGAAGCAAGAATAACTCCCTTCACATGAGTATGTTCCAGCTCCACTCACATAGACACAGCCCCTTATAGAGCACGCTTTGTTTTGTCTCACCTCCGTGTTTCCGCAtgtgtcatacccttctcctagAATTAACTCTCTTGCCCTCAAATAAATAGCTTCTCTTTGTCCCATTCTATCTGTGCCATGAGTTACATGtcttagaaattttagaaaaaatgttttttcttgttactctttttacatacatacatacataattaattaatttacatacataaataaatgcttCTTCTACTTCTTCTCCTTGTTCTCTGTGACCCTTAAACATCCTGAGCTCAAAGCATTAATAAAACTTTCTCATATTCCTTCACATTTCCTATTTGTCTTCCAAAAAACTCTTGTGTTCCATCTGCCAGCAGTGGAATCTTATCTCTTTATTATAGCACAAAGAAAAATTCCACATATCTGGTAACacaataagcactcaataagtaCTATTCAGATAGGAGACTGATAGACTGTTGAAAGTATCATAACACCTTGCACTCATTTAACTCATTAATACTCTCTCCACATCTTGCTCCACCATTAACTGCTGGCACTGTTGCTTAACACTCACTAAAACtttgaacaaaacaaaatgggTAAATATTTTAGTGctgagaggaaaaagagaacaaTAAATACAAGAAACAGCTGTGCAGTGTCTTATCTGCATGAGTCTTTGGTAAGTAActgcttaaaacaaacaaatcatttatcatttcctgaaaaaagaagaaaaattaaagaaatgaggTTCTAAGACAAGGGAAGAACTGAGGAATACTTAAGCATGCCCAAGAATAAAAGTTCACAGACAGAAGGGTCAGTTCCTTTTGAGTATCTTCTTAACCATCCAGGATCCTGGTGGTAAAGTGGTTGCCAGGTTGTTCTGTGCTCTCTCATGAAGCAACAGATGGATttcagagcacacacacaaaaattctcCCTATCGAGgtttggaaatgtttctttttcttgacccTGTAGTATGGGTATCACATCAGGACTCTCTTTTATCTAGACCAGCATTTCCTCAATACTAGTGtgtgtcagaatcacctggagagtttGTTGACGCACAGGTTGCCTAACGCACAGAGGATAGTGTGCAGTGTTACCAACTTTGTAGGTCCGTCTGCAGGAAAGCTCTGCTCAGCTTTAAACATCAAactgattgtatttttttttattaatttatttattttaattggaggctaattactttacaatattgtggtggtttttgccatacactgacatgaatcagccatgagtgtacatgtgtcccccatcctgaaccccctcccacctccctccccatcccacccctcaggctTGTCCCAGTGCACAgatttgagtgccctgtttcatgcatcaaacttggactggtgatatatttca encodes:
- the LOC110148576 gene encoding olfactory receptor 56A4-like — encoded protein: MVLSLNHTGTQVTEFLMICFPGMQDTQHWLSLVLAPLLVLALGANFLLLLAIWQEASLHEPMYYLLAILSVLDVILCLTVIPKVLLIFWFDMKPITSMGCFLQMFIMNTFLPMESSTFLVMAYDCYVAICHPLRYSSIITEQFVINAAIFIILRNLLATLPTPILAAKLNYCASNVVENCICANISVAKLSCGDIYLNKLYQFVSVWCLLGSDLVLILLSYCFILSAVVHLQSGGATTKALSTCGSHLILILFFYTLLLVFIFTNKAGKKVSPEVPILLNVLHHLIPPALNPIVYGVRTQEIKQGIIKLFKYQC